Proteins encoded together in one Miscanthus floridulus cultivar M001 chromosome 16, ASM1932011v1, whole genome shotgun sequence window:
- the LOC136511138 gene encoding uncharacterized protein, which translates to MYMHIMPQDGSFSTKKKDKDLAFKASQEKGKARLEYESSSEDEVDDESLALMVKKTAKMLKKLNKSSIEFDDKKKKFFTSSRRKPISEMDCFNCGKLGHLAHQCTKPKKDKFKNKNKGKKNDSINEDEDEKKKNKSYNKRDGKKRDFHKKKKSGKMAKMTELPAAEDTP; encoded by the exons atgtacatgcacatcatgccacaagatggctcattctctaccaagaagaaagataaggatttAGCAtttaaagctagccaagagaagggcaaagcaagacttgagtatgagagctcaagtgaagatgaagttgatgatgaaagtcttgctctcatggtgaagaagaccgccaagatgctaaagaagctcaacaagagtagcATCGAgtttgatgacaagaagaagaagttcttcactagctctagaaggaagccaatctctgagatggattgcttcaattgtggaaaacttggtcatctagcacaccaatgcactaagcccaagaaagacaagtttaagaacaagaacaagggtaaGAAAAATGACTCaatcaatgaagatgaagatgagaagaaaaagaataagtCATACAataagagagatggcaagaagagggatttccacaagaaaaagaagagtggaaag ATGGCTAAGATGACTGAGTTgcctgctgctgaggacactccctag